The genomic region CCCGCGCCACTCTCACCCCCGAACCCCTCGGCGAAGTTTCCTCCTGCAAAGAGCGGCATCGGCGATGCTCCTTGTCAGCCGATAATGGCTTCGCGTTTGCCGCGGCGAACTTCGCCGACGATCCAGGCTGAGCGTTTACGGCGGCGCAGATGATCCACTACCGGGTCAGCTTCGCGCGAGGAAACGATGGCTATCATGCCGAGGCCATTGTTGAAGGTGCGATCCATCTCACCGCGGCTGACTTCGCCGAGCCGCTGGATCAGACCGAAGATGGGAGGCTGGCTCCACGATGATCTGTCCAAGAGCGCGCGCAAACCGGTTGGCATTACTCGCGGAAGGTTTTCCGGAATTCCGCCTCCGGTGATATTGGCGAGACCCTTTATGTGAAACCGCTCGAACAGTTCTCTGACCACGTCGGCATAGATGAGCGTCGGCCGGAGCAACTCGTCGGCGAGTGTGCAGCCCAATTCCGGAATCCGCGTTCCCAACTTGAGCCTCGCGCGCTCCAGCAATACTTTGCGTGCCAGCGAGAAGCCGTTGGAGTGAAGTCCGTTGGAACCGATTCCGACCAGGAGGTCGCCGGACCGAATCGCGCGCGGGTCAGGGATCCGGCTGCGCTCGACCAGACCTACGGCGAAGCCCGCCAGGTCATATTCGCCTGGATGATAGAGGTCGCCGGCCTGGCAGGTCTCACCCCCAACTAGGCTCGCCCCCGCCAGGGCGCATCCGCGCGCCACACCTTTAACGACGTCGAGAACAATTTTTTTGTTGAGCCTCCCCACCCCGATGTAATCGAGGAAGAAGAGGGGGCGGGCACCGTGACAGATGATGTCATTAACGCACATCGCCACGAAGTCGATTCCGACGGTGTCGTGGCGGCCGGTGGCGAATGCAATCTTAAGCTTGGTGCCCACGCTGTCGGTACCGGAGACCAGAACCGGATGACGCATGCCGCGGGTCGCTCCGTTGACCGCGACCAGCGCGCCGAATCCGCCGACTCCGCCGATCACGTTCGCACCCGAAGTTTTCGCGGCGATGGAGCGAAGGACGGGCACCAGCGCCTGCTTGAGTGCAATGTCCACTCCGGCCGATTTATATGTCATGCGCGACGGCATCAATTGTGCTCCTTGCGTCGGGCGAGGGCGGAGGCGCGCCACGCTTTGGTTTGGTCCGGGTAAACGGCCAGTCCCTCGCGGTAGCACAGGATCTGGAGTCTCTCCAGCAGCGCGAGCAGTTCGTAGTGGTCGAGCATAAACCGTGGATTGCGCGGATGGCCGAGCGCGGCCTGATCGATCAGGAAGGTGTCCACCAACAACATCCCCCCGGGCTTCAACGCCTGGATGAACTTTGGGAAGAGCCCGCGAGCCAGGTAG from Candidatus Binataceae bacterium harbors:
- the purM gene encoding phosphoribosylformylglycinamidine cyclo-ligase, which codes for MPSRMTYKSAGVDIALKQALVPVLRSIAAKTSGANVIGGVGGFGALVAVNGATRGMRHPVLVSGTDSVGTKLKIAFATGRHDTVGIDFVAMCVNDIICHGARPLFFLDYIGVGRLNKKIVLDVVKGVARGCALAGASLVGGETCQAGDLYHPGEYDLAGFAVGLVERSRIPDPRAIRSGDLLVGIGSNGLHSNGFSLARKVLLERARLKLGTRIPELGCTLADELLRPTLIYADVVRELFERFHIKGLANITGGGIPENLPRVMPTGLRALLDRSSWSQPPIFGLIQRLGEVSRGEMDRTFNNGLGMIAIVSSREADPVVDHLRRRKRSAWIVGEVRRGKREAIIG